Sequence from the Pedobacter sp. D749 genome:
TTGTACTGAATTTGCTCTCCAAATAATTGGAAAAAACTCGCTTTAGCTATTAAACGCAGATATTTAACGAAATGAAAATATAGACTTATTTTTCTGCCTTCTTGATCTGTTCGTAGTTCGCTTCGCCCGGCTTTTAACCCTAGGACTGCCTGCCGATCATAAATTCTGGACAGATGTACCCGCACCCTGAACCAGTTTAAAAGCCTGGAGCGGACAAACCACAAAAAAGGATTATAAAGTTGAGTATTCATACCAATAATAAATATCGTATAAATATATTTGCCATAGGATCTGTTATGAGTTCAGGTCCCGATCTCAAAACTCAATTTTTAACCAATGAATAAATTCGAAAGCCGTTACGCTCAAAGCCCTAAAGAAGTTAAACAAATGGATACCGCAGCTTTGCGGGAAAATTTCTTAATTGAAAACGTATTTGAGGCCAACCAGGTAAACCTAACCTTATCTCATTTTGACAGGTATATTGTTGGTGGTGCAATGCCTGTTGATCAGAAAATAGCACTTCCAAACCCTGATGATTTAAAAGCAACTTACTTTTTGGAACGTAGGGAACTGGGGATTATTAATGTTGGCGGAAAAGCTATTGTTACTGCTGATGGCGAAAAATACGAACTGGATTATAAAGAAGCTTTATACATTGGTAAAGGTACAAAAGAAGTGTTTTTTGAATCTGCCACACCAGGTGAGGCCGCTAAATTATACATCAATTCTGCTCCTGCACATCATACTTACCCTACTAAAAAGGTAAGCAAAGCCGAAGCGGAGATTGTAGAGTTGGGTACGCCAGAAACTGCTAACCACAGGATCATCAATAAATTATTGGTGAACAGCGTTTTGCCAACCTGCCAGTTACAAATGGGTATGACCGAGTTAAAATCGGGCAGTGTTTGGAATACCATGCCTGCACATACGCACGATAGAAGGATGGAAGCCTATTTCTATTTCGAAGTTCCAAAAGGGCAGAGTGTTTGCCACTTTATGGGCCAGCCGCAAGAAACTCGTCACATCTGGATGCAGAACGATCAGGCGGTAATTTCGCCAAACTGGTCTATCCATTCCGGAGCAGGTACAAGCAACTATACTTTTATCTGGGGAATGGCCGGCGAAAACTTAGATTATGGTGATATGGATCACTGTGCCATTAACGAATTGAAATAATAATTTCTTACCGTCATCTTATGAAGATTAGCGGAATGGAGAAATCTAAAAACTGAATTTTAAACATCATGTCTGACATATTTAATTTAGCAGGTAAAACTGCATTAGTTACCGGCTGTAAAAGAGGAATAGGGAAAGCTATGGCTTTAGCTTTGGCCGAAGCAGGTGCCGATATTATCGGTGTTTCTGCAAGTCTCGAACTTCAGGACAGTACTGTTGAAAAAGAAATTTTAGCACTGGGTAGAAAATTTTATGCTTACCAGTGCGATTTTGCTAAACGCGAAAAGACCCTGGCTTTTGCGGCTCAGGTAAAAGCAGATCATCCTGTTATCGATATTTTGGTAAATAACGCCGGAACGATTTTGCGTCAGCCAATTGCCGAACATTCTGATGAATACTGGGATGAAGTAATTGCGGTAAACCAAACAGCACCTTTTATTTTAACACGCGAAATTGGCAGGGAGATGATTGCCAGAGGCAGCGGAAAAGTAATTTTCACGGCATCATTACTGTCATTCCAGGGTGGTATTACCGTTCCTGGTTATGCCGCCAGTAAAGGTGCAATTGCTTCTTTAACCAAGGCTTTTGCAAATGAATGGGCCTCAAAGGGTGTAAATGTAAATGCGATAGCACCCGGGTATATCGCAACTGATAATACTTCTGCTTTACGCGAAGATCAGGATAGAAGCACTTCTATTTTATCGCGCATCCCTGCCGGAAGATGGGGAACGCCAGAAGATTTTAAAGGACCAACAATATTCCTGGCCTCACAGGCAAGCGATTATGTGCATGGAACAATTTTGACCGTTGATGGCGGTTGGATGGGACGATAAGAAAGTCCGAAGTATTTAGTCAGAAGTCCGAAGTTTGAGTGCATAAACACCTACTTCGGACTTTTGATTTCTTATAAACTTTGATTAGGAATTAAATGCTTCCGACCTCGGACCGTGGACCTCGGACTTAATATAAGTTATAAATCTCCTTAATATCCTTCAAAATGGCTTCGAAATCGATTTTAAGGTCGATTAATTTACCTGTATGGATATCGAAAACCCAGCCATGTACCGTTATCCCACGGTTGGTAATTGCTTCCTGCACTGCCGCGGTTTTTAACAGGTTCACGCATTGTTCCTGAACATTCAGCTCCACCAGTCTGTTGTAACGTGCACCCTCATCCTCAATGGCATTTAACTCATCTTTATGGATGCGGTAAACGTCGCGGATATTCCTTAACCATGGATTGAGTATGCCCATATCGGCGGGTTGCATTGCCGCTTTAACACCCCCGCAGTTGTAGTGACCACAAACCACAATATGGTTCACTTTCAAATGGCGCACAGCATAGTTTAGAACCGTCATTACGTTTAAATCTACGTTGTTTACCAGGTTGGCTACATTCCGGTGTACAAAAGCCTGACCAGGTTGTATGCCCATTAAATCTTCTGCTGTAACACGGCTATCTGAACATCCGATATATAAAAACTCGGGGCTCTGTCCTTTTGATAGTTCAGTAAAGTAATCAGGATTGATAGCCAGTTTATCGGCGATCCATTTTTCGTTGTTCTTAAAAACGTCTTCTACATTCATATTTGTGATTTAAATAGCCTTTTTGGATCTATAAATTATGTTAAACTGTTGTTTATGCGGATATAAAATTAACAAAGATTTCCTGATTCCGGCAGCATTCTTCATCTGTGATTGTTGTATTCAGATTGAAATAAATGGGCCATACAGATTTTCTTTTATAGATTGTTCTAACAAACTTTATCCTGAAATGTTTGCTGATTTGTGAGCTATTGAGGAAGGAAACGCAAGGTAGAAATTGTTGAGAGGTGTAGTACAGGTTTTGAATGTTAGCGCCTTCACGCTGACCTGTGGCGATAGGGAAAGCTGCGATTGAATTTGTTTCAGGTTTTATATTGCAGGCAAGAATTATTTCCAGCAAATAGGCCTATTGTGTTTAGCCCCTCTCTAAGGCGATCGTTCTGCTGATCCGAGCTATCGGATTAATTTTAGCATATTTCCTGGCTAGCTCTAACGCAAATATTGAAATTTTCCGCTCTATGCCGCGGTGGCATGGTACTTTGGAGCGCCAAAGTACCCAAAGCGCTTTGTCAATCCAGCAATGGGCCTTTTACACAACCCTACACGCATCAAAAAAACGGTGGCACTTCGTTTTGTGTTCAATAATTTTTTAAAATTAAATCATCGTTATGAACACAAAACCACTGCGTTTTAGGTTTGGCAATGCTATTTGTTCTTTCCTGCAACCGTTTTTTTGATTTCTCCGGCCCTTGGGATTGACGGCGTTCTTCGGTAAAATCTGTGTTGTATTAAAGTTGCTTAGCAAAAGGAGCAAAAAACCCAAACCAGAAGATGTGTGTACACGATAGGCAAAAAGTTGGAAAATTTCAATGACTTAAACAGATCATGAAAACACACGGTTGATTTTAAAATAGCTTTTGAGCGATAATAATAGATTATCTTAATCTTTCCAGCAGTTTTTTCATACTTGTTAGCTGCAGGATGTTTTTAAATTCAGGTGTGTCAAAACCACCCTTAGCGATTACCTGTTTCAGGCTTCTGTTAAAGCTTCTTACAGAGATACCCAGGTAGGCCGCCATGTCTTCCTTAGAGATGGAAATATGCTCATCAGCCTGTAATTTAAGCAATTTTAAAAGGGCATATTCTAAAGTATATAATTGTTGGAAGGATGCCCGTGTACTGGTCTGGATAATTCTGGTAGACAATTCCTGGAGTAAGATGGTAGTAAACTCACTACTTTTATTAATCAACGAAAGGAAAAGATGATCAGGTATCACATAGGCAGTAACCTCACTTATTGCCGCTACATTGCACAAACAATTGATCTTTTTTATAGCTTCTAATTCGCCAACTACTTCGCCCTTACCTAAAAATTCGATAATAAAATCTTTACCGTTTTCTTCAGAAATAAAACATTTGCTAATCCCATCTTTAATAATGTAAATGTTGCTGATTTGTTCGCCCTGCTCAATAAATCTATACCCTGCTTTAAAGTTTTTAAGCGTAATGGCCTCTTCTTTATTTTCGGCGCAAAAATGTTCAATAAATGACAGGAAAGTAAGGTTGGTACGTAGCATATTTATTTAGTCGAGACAAATGTCCTTTTTTAAAGGTAATTGTTGCTTTACTTTTGTGTTGCTAAAGTAAGCATAACCATGAAAAATCAAATTACTGTAATTGCTTTTGATGCTGATGATACCCTTTGGGTAAATGAACCCTATTTCCGCGAAACGGAAGAGCAGTTTGCAGGTCTTTTGGAAGATTTTATGCCCCGGCACAGCATTCTGGCAGAACTTTACAAAACAGAAATAGCCAATTTACCACTTTATGGTTATGGAATTAAAGGTTTTGTATTGAGCATGATCGAAACCGTTTTAAGGATAACAGCAGGTAAAATAGACCCTGTTGTGATTAGCAGAGCCATAGAACTGGGGCAGGAAATGCTCAATAAACCGGTAGAATTGCTTGATGGGGTAGAAGATGTACTGAAAGCCCTGCATGGAAAATATAAACTGGTAGTGGCTACCAAAGGCGATTTGCTTGATCAGCAACGAAAATTGACCAAATCAGGACTGGATCATTATTTTCACCATATCGAAATTATGAGTGATAAACAGGAAAGCGATTATCAAAAACTGCTCAAACACCTGGATTGTAAACCTGAAGAATTTTTAATGTTGGGCAATTCCTTAAAATCGGATGTTTTACCGGTACTAAATATTGGCGGACATGCCATTCACATCCCTTTTCACACTACATGGGTGCATGAACACATTGATCATACCATTGATCATATAAATTTTTACCAGATGGAAAGTCTATCTGATGTTTTACCAAAATTAATTGAATGAAAGAAAAAATAGATATCAATACCTGGATCAGAAAAGATCATTTTAAATTTTTTAGCGCCTTTGAAGAACCTTTTTTCGGCGTAACCGTAGAGGTAGATTGTACCGCTACCTACGAAGAAGCAAAAGAAAATAATGTTTCTTTTTTTCTTCTTTACCTGCACAAATCGCTGGTAGCCGCCAATCAGGTAGAGCCTTTTAGCTACCGCATTATAGATGGTGAAGTTTGGAAATACGATACCGTAAATGCTGCGGCTACCATTAACCGGCCAAACGGCACTTTTGGGTTTGGTTATATGGATTTCTATGAGGATTTTGAAGATTTCAGAACAGCAGCCAATCAGGAGATTGAAAAAGTACAGGCCAGCACTGGTTTAATCCCTTCCTCATCAGGCGAAAATGTAATCCATTATTCTGCACTGCCCTGGTTAAATTTTACTTCTTTATCGCATGCCCGAAATTATGCTTACCAGGATAGCTGTCCTAAAATATCTTTTGGCAAGCTTAGAGATGAAAATGAAAGAAAAATAATGTCGGTTTCTATACATGTAAACCATGCTTTGATGGATGGATTTAACGTTGCCCAGTTTGTAGACTGCTATCAGGCGCTGTTAAACCGCAAAGAAGTTAATGCGTATGGCTAATCTAAGCCTTGAATGAATAAAATCTAAAGGGGATTTAATACCCGGTTAATATTAGAAATTTATTTTCGGGTGATGTTTATAATTGCCGTTACTGTTCCGTTTTACCTTTTGGCTATTGTAGCCATGTGTTATATGGATACGGCTTTTAAGGCCATTATGTTTTTTGTAATGTTGCTCATTGCCACATTTGTACTTTTTTTATTCATCAATTATCCTATGCAATCGGCATTTGGTGTAATCTGTTTAATGGCATTGTTTGCTGTTAAAATTAAAGATTAATTAAAAAGATAAATTATCATTTGCATTCGAGAAAGTATTTGCTATTTTTGCTGCTCAAGCCGGAAGCTTGTTTTCAATATTGATTTGGTCATTCTCACTTTGGTTATTGAATATTTAAATTTTGGGGGATTAGCTCATTTGGCTAGAGCGCTTCGCTGGCAGTGAAGAGGTGATCGGTTCGAATCCGATATTCTCCACCATTAAAAGCCGATTTATTAACTTAGATCGGCTTTTTTTATTTGATGGAGAAAGTATCACTTTGAATGGAATAGATAAAGGTGCTGTGAAAATGAAAGTGCTTTACCTGAATCCCAGCTGGAATATCAATTACACTTCGACTTACGAATTCAAGGACAATAAGGTTAAAATTGGCATTTCGATAAATAAAATTAGCACCTATACTGGAGATATTTATAGGGAGAAGGATATGCGTGACTTCTTTAATAAGAAAGGTGAGGTTAAGGATGAAAAGGCAATAAAAGCATTAGAGGGATATTTTAATTCAGTAATAGAGAAATATTTCAAGGCGATCACCAGTAAAGATGAAAACTGGTAATAATTAAGTTTATGCCTCCGTTAACCGCAAAGCCCAGATGGGAACATGAAGTATTACAGTTTGCTTTGGAACATATTAGGTGGATAACCCGGGATAAATTGACCCCGTCTCACCAGCAATAGATTTGTTGTAATTTTTTGATTGGCTGCGTATTGGTAAATTGGCGAGAAGGGGTCAAATGTATTGATATGGCCAAGTATGGTAGAAAAATTGCTCAAACAAAAGGATCTTTCTATGGTTTAGATTGGTAATATCCATAATTAAACCCATGAAACACCTGTACCAATCCCCGATTTTCCTGTTGGCTTTTGTCGTTATGACTATGCTCTTTAGCGGTTCGACTTTTGCACAGTCACAAACTGCCATGAATATGAATGCCTATTCTGACTATAAAAAGGCAGATGCGGAACTAAATGGCGTGTACCAAAAGATCCTGAAAAGCTATTTCAGGGAAACTACTTTCATTAAAAAATTCAGGAATGCACAACGGCTCTGGATTCAGCTTCGTGATGCAGAACTGGCCGCTAAATACCCCAAGAGCGGAACCTATGGTTCGGTGGCACCCATGTGCGAATCAATATACCTGGAAACGCTGACCAGAGACCGGATTAAATTTTTAGATGTATGGGTTACGGGAATCGAAGAAGGTGAAGTTTGCCTGGGCTCCGTCAGGATGAAATCTTAACATTCCGGTCTTTCAATGATGCATTACTCAATCCTATCAATTTCCTATACTTTTACCTAACGCCAATAACAATGACTTTTTATCAGCTCCTAAAACGATTCTTTTGTCTAATCTTACTGATCAGTATATTAACCTGCTGTAAGAAAAAGGAAGATCAACCCCAACCCGAGGTAGATGTGCCGACGGTAGTTACAGGAAAGCTATACGGATCGCCTTTTACGGCGAAAGTGACACTGGAGCGTTATACAAAATTTAGTATGAACAACTATCGCCCCGAAGACCTGTTCAGTATATACCTGGCAGGAGATGGATCTAAAACCTGTAGCTCGCCATTGAGTGATTTTTCGATACGACTGACGGTGCCCAAAAAGACAGGCACTTTTTCGGGCAACGATACCTATATCCTGGTTAATGATCCGGGCGACCCCAGCGGTCAGAATGGTTCATTATTCTCTTCAGAACAAACCATTATCACCATCAGTTCCATCACAGGGGATAAGGTGAGCGGTCAAGTTAATGTGAAATGGCCGGAACAGAATATTGATTTTAAAGGACACTTTGAGGCTTACTATTGCAAATAAGATGAGAAATGTTACTTTCGATTAGGCTTCATTACCTGGGTAATCCAACGATGAGTATCTTTCCATCGGCTAAATCTGGCTCCATGGCTATAACTACGGTCATTAGAATAACCGAACAATAACTATCTATCAATATTGGCAGCATATACCAATCTGGAGGTAAGCTATGGCCATCCCGTAAAGGGCCATTAGTGGCCGACTGCAGGTGATAAACATAGTCAAGTTTGTATCCAGGCCTTATTTAACAAAAGCAGTCTTGACTGCGGTTTTATTAATTTGGCCTTTTACTGTGAACAGTTCTGTATCAAACCTGAACAAGGTAAAGTTGCCAAAATTAACTAAATACCTGCCGTTAGTGGTAGATATTGGTTTACCATAATAAAGCTCATTTATTGTTGGGAAAGTAAGCAGCGTTTTGCCGTTCTTATAATCCAGTATCTGCAGCCAGTTATCGGTATCAAAAGCATAGATAATCTCCTCTTCACCGCTTCTATAACTAAAATCGCCCGCATTGCCATGTGCCAGATAGGTTATCTTGCTGAGGTAGTTGTTTGCTGGGTTGTGTATATACTGCTCATAGGTCTGGATCATATAGAGGTTATTGTTCTTTTTATTCGGAACCACTCCACCAAGGGAACCATTTACTGGAATGGTTATATCCCTGATCACGTCCTGGACAGGGTCTATACTGAAAGTGATATTACTGAAATAAGCTTTGATAATCAGTTTGGTTCGGTCATAATTGACTTCTATCTTTCCATATTCATAGTTTTTATCCTTTTGCTTATGGTAATAAACCAGGTCGTTTTTTCGGCTGTCTATCATCTTCCAACTGGTGGCACTGCTCACCCTCGCGCCGCAGACCATTGCTCCGATGCCGGAGCTGGTAAAAGCAAGAGCCTGCGGATATATGGTCGGGTAGGTGTTATTGTCCCCGTCCAGCACTTCTAGTTTAATCTGTTTGACAATTGAACCGTCATCGGGATCCATCACATATATGTCCGGAGTATTCGTTAATAGGTAAATCAGTTTGTTGTAAGGGTTATAGACCAGTTTTCTGACCTTGAAATCGACCGGGTAATTTTTAATGACGGTAAAAGTTTCCATATCAATTTTTTGGACTATCTGCGTATCGAAAATAGAAAACCAGACTGTTTTATTATCATCGCTTACAAAGTATGTCGGCGTGCTCTCGCTCCAGACCGCAGGATAGGCAATCCGTTTAGAGAAAAAATCCACATTAAAGTTTTCGGTATAGCTAGCAATCTTATCCTTAAAGGTAACCTGGAAAGGGTAGGACTGGCCTAATCTGCCACAGCTATATTTGAAGCGTACTTCTTTGCTCATAGGTGTTCTGTTGTAGGCGAGGTCGCTTAAACAAAGATCATATTTGGAGGTGATCTGCACTTCACTCACTGGTGCACTGAAGGTCAAGATAACCGTATCGGTAATGGGATGGGTCATCGATACACTTAATAGCTTGATTTTGGGGTACTGGATGATCGTGATAACCTTGACGGCCATACCTGCCGTTAGTGTCAGGGTCGCGGTCCTTGCAGTATCCGCCTGGTTCTCTTCCGCAACAACATAGATGCCCTTGTCGCCCAGTCCTATCGGGTTGTCAACGTCTAGCCAATCGGTAGAAAGTGTTACCATCCAGGCGGTATTGGACTTTATTTTAATGAGATTCGAAGTCTTGGTATAAGGTAGCTGATAACTGTCCTTTTCGATTTCCAGAGTTGCTTCACCGACTTCCAGGTGAAAGTCCAGTTTTGTGGTACCATCCTGGGTTACAGTAGTTCTTTTACTTTCCGAAAGGTATTTTTCCTTGGCTGCCAGTATGCTGTAACCGCCAACTGGAATGCGGTCAAATGTGTATTTTCCTTCACCGTCGCTGAACACGTAAGTTCTCTGTTCGTTGTCCAGGGAAATTTTTACGCCGGAAAGCGGCAGTCCGTTCTTGCTTAAGACAGTGCCTGTGATAAGGCCGGTTGAGGTGATCTTTTCTTTTTCCTTTTTACAGGATTGCAGGCAGATAAAGACCAGCATAACCAAGGTCAGTGCGGTTTTTAAAAATCCGGATGTAGGTTTTTTTAAAGGGTTGAGAGCGGAATTATTCATAAACATTATTTGTGTAAAAATAGAAAAAAAACATAGAAATGATATGAAGAATAGGTGTTATATAAATCTAAACGTTTCTTGAAAGAACCAGCGGATGTTTAAGCTAAGATTTATAACGTCCCGCTACAATACTGTTGTAGTAATTTGTTGAGATGCCCTTTTTTGATTGCGACTTTAGCAAAAAAGTTGAACACCGGCTCCGCTATTTTCTGAAAGCCTGCCATTCTGGAATTGCTTAAGTAGACAAACAAGACCAGGTCTGAAAACTTCTTCGGCGTTCCCGCTCTGGTGGACAGACCATCATTTGCTAATCCTTTTAAAATAAAAAGAGCATTTTCAACGTTTTTATTACCAGGATTAATGGTTGTGGTTACCGTGCATTCTACGTTAGTAACATTATGGTAATAATGTTTTTCGTTTGGGGTTATTGTCGCCACATCTCCCTGTTTCAAATGGAGAATGTCTTTACCCTTTCCTACTTCCAGTGCTCCTTTTAAGACCGTGAATGTTTCTGAAAACAACTTATGGTAATGCCATGGGGTTTTTCTCCCGGGAGAATGCTGAGCTCCACCATACTATTGTTGTTATTTGCAAAAAGCGTTGTTGAAATTGAGAAATTTATTTTCCTGTCCAACCCAAACTTGTATGTTTAAAATCATCTGGAAATTTCAGACCATAACCCAGCATGCGGTCAAAAGATGAATGTGCAACCAGTAGTAATCCTATGGAGATAAGTACATCTATGTGCATCGCAAAACCAGCTGCCAGCAGAACTATTGCTACCGCACGATGATGAAATAAGTTATAGGTGAAAGCGCCTACGCGGGTATTCACCAGGTAACCGATCATAGAAAGATCAGGCGCAAAAAATAGCAATACCCACAGCCAAACCGATAATCCCAGATTATATTTCGTTAAGAAATAAATAGCTATTGCAGTTATGGCTGCTTCTTCAATTCTGATGGTGAAATCCATCACTTTTTGCTGATTCATGACAATGATTTTTGTTAGCTCAAATGTATGCCTGAAACAATGGGTAAGCTCTTGACAAAAATCAAGAAACCATTTTCCTCCGTATCCGGCTGAAAGTTTCAGGTGTCATGCCGAGCATAGAGGCCAGGTATTGAAGCGGTACCTGATTAAAAAGTTCACGGTTGTGCTCTAAGAGTTTTTGATAACGGTCTTCGGCGGTCAGGGAAATGAGGTCCATGATTCGGTTCTCCATCATTACAAAACATTTACCCGTAAACAGTTTTTCAAATTCATGCCATTTGGGCACCAGTCTTCCCATCGTTAAGTACGCTTCGTAATCGATCGTAAACAAACGCGTTGGTGTGAGTGCCTGGATATCAAACCGAGAGGCATTCCTGAACATGAAACCCTGGAGATCTGTGATGAAATAACCGGCAGTGCCTATCCATTGGGTAACTTCTTTTTCTGGCAGCTTTACAAAAACTCTTAAAATACCACTTTCTATAAAACTAAGTTTATTGCAGAATTTACCTGTTCTTAAGAAATAGTTTCCCTTTTCAATTACCTCGGGTTTAAATAATCCGCTCACTTTTTGACAGTCATCCGGACTAATGCCGAAATGGTGGTGGATATAACTTTCAAGTTCGTTCATCTATATTTTTTTATGATCAAGGTAGCTGCATTAAAATGCTCCAGGCCAAAACAGTGATCTGATACAAGTTTCCGTTTTTTGATCGTAGCATATTTGCATAGTCAATTATAAACAACAATTAAAGAATACAAAGATGAAAAAGAAAATAGTAATACCTGGGGCTACAGGCAGGGAAATCGCTTTTAAATGATTACGGTCAAAAAAATGGCATTTTCAGATCCCGACTATATATCCATCTATTCCTGGCCAATCCAGATCTGCCAAAACGATTTGAAAAAGAGGCAACACTCAACGAACCGGACAGGGCTACCATGTTTGGGAACGGAGCGCATGGTTATGTCGATTATCCATTTTTAAATGATTAAATGCATTTAACGATATCCAACACGGTGATCAAAAAGAATGTACAGACGCAGCATGTTTGCGTCTGTTTCATTTCGATGTGCGCTTTGGTAACGATTACCTGCATTTCTGGGTACAGTTGTTCCGTTTGGTGTATCCTTCCGATCAATAGCCAACACAGGTTTATTATTCTGCTGAAGGATAAAGTTGCCTTGTGTTTACCATTTGAGATATTTTAAAGGTTTTTAATCCGAGAATATATATGATAACATTGTGGCGTGTAAAAACCGCCGGTTCAGATATGCGTTATGCCTGCTTAATTGCTTGTTCACTAAGCCATTCCAAAAACAATTTTTAACAATAAATCGATTTAGAATGTTAAAAAGCTTATCTTGGTGTGTTGATCCAGATAAGCTTTTACTTAAAACATTTTATGAAAAATACGATTTTAAATATCCTTTTTTTAACGATTTTTTTTCAGGTAAACTACTGCGGATATACTTTCGCCCAAACAGCTAAACTGCCCACAAAATGGACTCAGGCAGCAATGGCTTCTTCAAACCCGTTTCCAGACTATCCGCGGCCTCAGCTGGTCCGTGGAGAGTGGAAGTCGCTCAATGGAAAATGGGACTATATTGGGGGTAAAGAAAAAAAGGCTGCTTTAAATCCCCGTGTACCTATTGAATTCCCCACTAATGGCGAGCAGATCCTTGTACCATACTGCCCTGAATCCGTGATTTCCGGAATCGAGCGTAAACAGGAAGTAAATATGTGGTACCGCAGATATTTTGAAATTCCACAGAAATGGAGAGGTAAAAATGTACTGATTAACTTTGAGGCGGTAGATCATGAGGCGACCGTTTTTGTAAATGGACAAAAGGTTGGTACTCATTCCGGCGGATACGATGGCTTTTCGCTGGATATTACCAGGTTCTTGAAGGCGGGTCGTAATGAGCTTATTGTCTCCGCCTACGATTCCAACGACGGGACAATGCCTTCAGGAAAGAATGGCCCCCGCGGCGACTACACCTTCAGTTCGGGGATCTGGCAAAGTGTATGGCTCGAGCCGGTTAGTCTGGTGCACATCACAAATATCAGACTTTTACCAGATCTGGAGCATAGCAGGCTGCAGGTGAAGGTGGAAGCTGGCACGTCAAATTTATCTGCTGTTGCCATGGATGGGAAGAAAGTAGTCTCACAGTGGGAAGGAAGCGCCGGAAATACTTTTTATCTGCCCATTACCAGCCCCAAACTTTGGTCTCCGGAAGAGCCTTTTCTATATGATCTTAAAATCTCGGTTAAAGACCGCAATGGGAAAGTAACTGATGAAATTAGCAGCTACTTCGGGTTGCGCGATATCAGGCTCGGCAAGGTGGCCGGCATAGTACGTCCACTTTTGAATGGAAAGTTTATCATGCAGGTTGGGCTATTGGACCAGGGCTATTGGCCAGACGGCATTCTTACAGCACCAAGTGATGAAGCGCTAAAGTCGGATCTTGAGTTTACAAAAAATGCCGGCTTTAATCTTATTCGCAAGCACATGAAAACTGAGCCCAAACGCTTTTATTACTGGGCAGATAAACTGGGAATGCTGCTTTGG
This genomic interval carries:
- the kduI gene encoding 5-dehydro-4-deoxy-D-glucuronate isomerase — translated: MNKFESRYAQSPKEVKQMDTAALRENFLIENVFEANQVNLTLSHFDRYIVGGAMPVDQKIALPNPDDLKATYFLERRELGIINVGGKAIVTADGEKYELDYKEALYIGKGTKEVFFESATPGEAAKLYINSAPAHHTYPTKKVSKAEAEIVELGTPETANHRIINKLLVNSVLPTCQLQMGMTELKSGSVWNTMPAHTHDRRMEAYFYFEVPKGQSVCHFMGQPQETRHIWMQNDQAVISPNWSIHSGAGTSNYTFIWGMAGENLDYGDMDHCAINELK
- a CDS encoding SDR family NAD(P)-dependent oxidoreductase, producing the protein MSDIFNLAGKTALVTGCKRGIGKAMALALAEAGADIIGVSASLELQDSTVEKEILALGRKFYAYQCDFAKREKTLAFAAQVKADHPVIDILVNNAGTILRQPIAEHSDEYWDEVIAVNQTAPFILTREIGREMIARGSGKVIFTASLLSFQGGITVPGYAASKGAIASLTKAFANEWASKGVNVNAIAPGYIATDNTSALREDQDRSTSILSRIPAGRWGTPEDFKGPTIFLASQASDYVHGTILTVDGGWMGR
- a CDS encoding carbonic anhydrase — its product is MNVEDVFKNNEKWIADKLAINPDYFTELSKGQSPEFLYIGCSDSRVTAEDLMGIQPGQAFVHRNVANLVNNVDLNVMTVLNYAVRHLKVNHIVVCGHYNCGGVKAAMQPADMGILNPWLRNIRDVYRIHKDELNAIEDEGARYNRLVELNVQEQCVNLLKTAAVQEAITNRGITVHGWVFDIHTGKLIDLKIDFEAILKDIKEIYNLY
- a CDS encoding Crp/Fnr family transcriptional regulator encodes the protein MLRTNLTFLSFIEHFCAENKEEAITLKNFKAGYRFIEQGEQISNIYIIKDGISKCFISEENGKDFIIEFLGKGEVVGELEAIKKINCLCNVAAISEVTAYVIPDHLFLSLINKSSEFTTILLQELSTRIIQTSTRASFQQLYTLEYALLKLLKLQADEHISISKEDMAAYLGISVRSFNRSLKQVIAKGGFDTPEFKNILQLTSMKKLLERLR
- a CDS encoding HAD family hydrolase, with amino-acid sequence MKNQITVIAFDADDTLWVNEPYFRETEEQFAGLLEDFMPRHSILAELYKTEIANLPLYGYGIKGFVLSMIETVLRITAGKIDPVVISRAIELGQEMLNKPVELLDGVEDVLKALHGKYKLVVATKGDLLDQQRKLTKSGLDHYFHHIEIMSDKQESDYQKLLKHLDCKPEEFLMLGNSLKSDVLPVLNIGGHAIHIPFHTTWVHEHIDHTIDHINFYQMESLSDVLPKLIE
- a CDS encoding chloramphenicol acetyltransferase; this translates as MKEKIDINTWIRKDHFKFFSAFEEPFFGVTVEVDCTATYEEAKENNVSFFLLYLHKSLVAANQVEPFSYRIIDGEVWKYDTVNAAATINRPNGTFGFGYMDFYEDFEDFRTAANQEIEKVQASTGLIPSSSGENVIHYSALPWLNFTSLSHARNYAYQDSCPKISFGKLRDENERKIMSVSIHVNHALMDGFNVAQFVDCYQALLNRKEVNAYG
- a CDS encoding lysozyme inhibitor LprI family protein; this encodes MKHLYQSPIFLLAFVVMTMLFSGSTFAQSQTAMNMNAYSDYKKADAELNGVYQKILKSYFRETTFIKKFRNAQRLWIQLRDAELAAKYPKSGTYGSVAPMCESIYLETLTRDRIKFLDVWVTGIEEGEVCLGSVRMKS